The stretch of DNA AATAGTACCACTAAACCCACAAACAGGAACAAACAAACAACTAAAACAACTTACTTAAATAAGGGTTAAAATACAAAAGAAAGCAGAATTTAAACATCAATCTTCAAAATAAAAACTGGGGTTTTAGGATAAATTGCTTAAAGATAGTACCTTTGTCTGCTAAATGAGTTGAGCGATTTTGCAGAAGAAGAAATGAGTTGAAAATTCGGGCATTTAGTAAGGAATATTTGAGAGAAGTTGTGTGTTGTGACATGCAATGGGTAATCTTATCCGCAAATAATAATGCACAAGTTTATTGGCTATACTCATATTCTACTGGCTGAGAATTATACATTCAACCAAATATAATGTTTTATGGTCTTTTTGTTAGTGGGTGAGTATGCTCCAAATTTGGAGGTATCTCATTAGTTTTTGAGGGTCTGTAGCTTGACAAGTAGCAAGATTGAATCATCTTTTGTCTTTCTCTTGTAAAATTCAGAACTTCTCCAATTTGCATCTTCAACCGATAAAATGACCTAATTCCAATAATTAATACAGTACAAATCTAACTCAAATTTGCAAAAACAACTCACCCAAAACGTGGAAACGATCCGTCATAATGAAGACTCGATCGAACTGATTTATTTGAAACAAAACCTTTTAAAGTTATGCCCCAACAGGTCCATAACATCTTAATAACTCGACTCAAAATAACTCTATTAATACGCATCCAATTTATTGAAAACAATCAAATCTACTAAAATGGCTAAATCCAATGTAAATATGTAATCTATTCACTAACAGTTTTTGCATTTGGTTTTAAACATCGTGACTCATTTTAATAAAGTGATAGTTTCAACTTCAATTTAATTGTAATTAGTATAACGCCCGTAAAAATTCACGAAGTTGTTTTAAATTTTTACTTCATAAATTAAGTTAAAACTGTCGCACATTTTTTAAAACATAAAATTAATGGATTTAAGTACCAAAAAAAATTTTTAACCTCGGATATATGTAATAGCCTGCAAACCACCTATAACAGGTAAGCCACCTAACTCCTGAGGATGACAGGTTCGAAGTCTATAAGACATGGACTCAGGTCAAGAATGCCTCACGAGATTTTGCTCTTGGCCAGGCTTGAACCCCGTCTCCTGGAAATTTTACCCGATACTCCACCCTTGCGAATTCACTTATTCACAATCGATCTGATAATAATCTTATCATTAAAACGTCTCTAATCATAAATTAAATTTGTGCACTCGATTAACAGACCGTTAACCCAAACTCGTTCCCTCGTAAAGATAAAATGAAGCCTCAAGTTGAAAATGGAAAAGACAAGACAAATCAATTTGTGGGGTTGATTGATGGCTTGATGAGGTCAAAAAACAAGGACATGGGCGCTTACATTTCTACCACTATCTATCTATATCTCTATCTCATTTTTGAAAAATACCCATCAAAATTGATGAAAATCTCGGTAAATTGGTGACCATTTTACAAGTTTTCGGTAAATGTTGAAGTTGTGGAAATGGTATCAAAAATGCTTATCTGTTCACCCTCTTAAGACCCAGATCATTAGTTCTGGTGCATTGTGGGGTGTTGGTGATATTGCAGCTCAATATGTCACCCATCAAACCCACAAACATCTTCATATCTTGGTAAAGATATCATCTTTTTAAAATTTTTGTATCTGGTTCTTTACGTTTTTATTCATTTGTGCGCAGGattttaatcaaatgtaagaAATCAGCTGAGACGAAGGAAGTATCTTAGTATCTTTGAAAGTGTTGGAATATTATGATTGAATAGTGTGTTTAGGTGGGAATTAATTGGGTTTTTGGATGGTTTCTGATATTGGCATTCTTGAGTATTTTTTATAGGTTTTGTTGTAGGACTGATAGGTTGAGCACAATGTTTTGTTTATAATGTTGGGTTATAGTTGGATTGTTGGGGGTATGTCGCCTCGGCGGCTCTGATGAGATGATATGGAATTTGTTGTTAATGTGCTTCAAGCCAAAATTGAGAAGGGAGCAGTATAAAACACAATGTGGCATCTGCATTGTTAGATTTTGCATAAGGAAAGGTGGATGCCTTTGAATCTTTGATGACAATGATTTTGGTAAACCCGCCCTGCGACAAGTTACAGTAAGAGTTAGTGAGAATTCAGTTTGAAGTTGTAAAGTTACCCCGGTAATCTTAAAACATCCATACATCTTACCATAAATTACCATAGGACAGTCTTACCAAAAACTTGTCTCCTTTGATAGTGAATATCCTATATGATTAGTATGAGGTTCTGAATGTTGGGATATTGGGATATTGGTTTTTGTTGTGAGGACAAAAAATGGTTGTCTAGCCTTCACCCCTTCCGAACTAGGCTAGAAGTTGTCCTAAGGGACGAGACTCGAGTGGACACGTGCCAACCTAAACGACTACACTCAATAGCCTTGTCTGCCAACATTTAGCTCCTTTAGTGGTAAGTATTGTGGCCTTGTGCGCACAATTTATTTGAACTTGGGCTTGAAGGTGAAATTTGAAAGGCAATTCAATTGCTAATTTTACTTCAATATATACTCTTCTCGCTTTGACAGATGTTTCAGACTCAGTATTTTTTCTTCATGTTCTATTGGAATTTTATCAATTATCATGCTTGAGGTTCCTTGGTGCTTAAAAGCTATAAAAGACATTGGTTAGAAAAGGCAAGAGCAATCTTTTCGGTTTGCTACCTAAATTTAGACCATCTTTCCACTTCACATCTTTCTTCAGGTTTGAAGTTTTCATGAAATCATTTGGAGGATAAATCTAACTTTCAGGGACTTCGTTTCTTTATTGAATGCTAAAGAGTGTTTCTTTCTAAAGCTTCCCTTGATCGGAGACTAGCTCTTGATCGGAAAATATTTTCAGAGGATATTTCACTCACAGAGCTACTAATCAGTGACAATTGTGGGAAAGACATATGATGACATCAAGCCTATGGATTGCCACTCTCTTCGACATGGAGTGTTTACGCATCTGAAACAAGGCATGGCAGTTGGGAATTTATAACACACGTAACTCTGCACTTTTCTCTACGAGTCAGATAAAATGAGCCATTGTTCATTTTGGAAGAATTTGAGCATGGTGGCATCCTTGTTGAATTCTTTTTTCACACCTTGTTTGTGCTTGATAATTTTGGGGTCATGTACGAAGTTCGAATAAGGTGGGTGGGGGAGCACTTCATTTTAAACCAAAATCATGTACTTTTTTTCATAAAAATAATCGAGTCCAAAACTTGGATACGCACCCGTGTGGGCTATTTCAGCCCGAATAACAAAAAATAGAAAGCAGCATAGGTAGATTATGTGAATTATATAGTGGACCTAGACATAATAAGATTGTGTTGAGGTCAGCTCTTGTTTGGTAGTTCTGAGGTAATTCGGCTGAGGAGTGGTGAATCAGATAATCAAGATCAAGTGTGTAGTATTACTTCATCAGTTTTTAAAAGTTTTCGTTCAGCTGCGCACATGTCAGTCTGCTAAACTTTCAGTCATTGCCTGTATTTTCTCTGCTACTACATTCTGAATAGTGCTTTGATTTCCGGCAATACTTGCATTGCTTGTCTTTTTTAGTTAACCACTTCACCATAGTCACTACTCATCATAAAATGGATGTTCATAATCTCTGTTTAACATGACAGGACGCTGACAAATGTTTTGCAATAAATTGGAAGCGCACGGCTATAACCAGCATATTCGGGATTGGATTCGTCGGTCCTGTCGGTCACTTTTGGTGTGTAGTTCTTTCTTCCTTGGAGCTTCGGTCTATATTACCCGTCTGTATGATTCTTTCCATAATGTCAGAACTCCCATATGCGTGCTTTATTGTTAAACTTTGTAAGCAGCCATGTTTTGGTGCATGTGGCTGAATTCAGAATTCACAAGTCTTGATATTTTGGATGGCCTTGTGCCTTTATACTACCAGAGTACATGTTTCTACTTGAGAGCCATCGGTCACGAGTCCTGACCATGCTCTTTGtgaaataatgctcaaaagtAGATTGCATACATATATAAGTTGTTCAATTTCTCTTGATTATCAGACTTTTGTGCGACAATTTTTTGCCAACGGCTTAGACCTCTAGTTGCGTAAAGATCAGCTACAAAATTCACTCAACTCCCCCACACAAACTGGTGTATTGCATCTCTGTATTACATATTTGTATCATGGCTTTTGATTCTGTCTATCAAAAACTCGATTTATTATCCTTTTGAAACTTATAGCAATGTTTTTATGAAAGAAAAAGTTAAATAGAGTATCATAGAACTAATTAAAGCCTTACAGGTATGAGGGCCTGGATCGATTTATCCAACTAAAGCTTCGATTAGAGCCTAAGACGAGACGGTTTGTTGCGGCCAAAGTAGCAGTAGATGGGATAGTCTTTGGGCCCTTTGACTTATTAGTCTTCTTATCTTACATGGGATTTGCAAGTGGCAAGAAAATAGCACAAGTGAAGGAAGATGTGAGACGAGATTTTCTACCCGCATTCATCCTAGAGGGAGGTGTTTGGCCAATTCTTCAAGCAGTGAATTTCCGGTATGTACCTGTTAAGTATCAGCTGCTTTACGTTAACATGTTCTGCCTGTTGGATAGCACCTTTCTGTCTTGGCTTGAACAGCAGAAAGATGCTGCATGGAAACAGTGGTTTACATATTATCCGCCCTCGTTAAAGGAAGACAGTGAAGATTGATATGTGACTTGATATTTTAGGGATGTAAATTTTGAGTTAACTGGTCTTAAAGTATTTAGTAGCTTGTATTTTCAGCAgaaatgtactccctccgtcccggtcaattgttgtcctttggttttggcacaaagaccaaggaaagaggaagaacccaattactaaatgacaagtggaacaaattgagtgtgaatgatcaaattgttcatcaaggataacaaatgaccggagTAGAACTTTAACAGGTTTTTGTTTATAACATTTTGCTTTTTGAATGATGCACTGCGAGTCTGTGATGCAGGAGTGAGTGATCAATTTCTAAAAATTTCGAGTTCATACAGTGGCTAGAACCTGAACCACAGAAAAtcataaactcccactgaacatAAATTGTGCAAAAAATACTCGTAGTTCATTACATCCGAAAAAGAAAATCAGTATTACTGTATATGATTGATTGCCGTGATTGGCCACTTTTAGTAAACAGCCATCAATATGTACAACAACAGCAACATAAAGACCATACACAACGAAGTACACCCAAGTTCACTATCTGGCCATCTCCATCATTTTCCAAAAACGCATATTCACTGTAACATGTTTAGGCCTCAAGTCTACACCCTGCAACAGGTCCATCGAATTCCATTTGGTTGCCAGGCAACCCTCGAGGTTTCACGCAGGAAATGTCAATCTCAGAATCCAAGTTTAGAAAGGCACTGTGAATGGCAAGGCGTAAACTCCTACGTTGGGCAATAAACGGGCGTGTGGTTGTATGGCAGATACTGAACATGAAAGATTGTCCATCCCTCTCTGCCTTTTGGCAAGGATCTCTTCATCCTTCTTACTAAACAACCAGTTATCATCGCCGTCTTTACTAGCCTCTAGAGAGGAAACTAGACGGTCCGGAACCAAGCTATTAAACAAGTGCTTGTACAATGATTCTTTTTTGAGCATTCTCTTTTCATGAGAAGAGAGTTTCTTTAATGGCGGCTTTATATTGACGACCCTGCCATTAGATGAGGGATCTTCAATTGACGCGGTTTTCTTGTCAAAATGTGAAGGTTCCCAGACTTTGGAGATCACATCATTCTGACAGATGGATGGTTCTTGAATCTTTGAAATCCAATCACTTTTCTGAGATGGTAAACTGTTCATAGCATTCGGGTCATCTCTTTTCATAGAATACAAGCGAATGCGAATGATGTTTCCTGTTTTACAAGTAGAgcacaaaatcaagtaatttGTACCAAGCAAAAGATAAACAGATGACACATCACCATTAACAAAAGAATGATGCTCACCAGTACCCTGAATGCTACTGGCAGGTGGTGAGTCCCATTCCCTCTTGCAACTATTCTCAGTGCTATCAGAGGAACGGGAAGCCTTCTGTGAGTAGACAGGTGGTGAGTCCCATTTCCTCTTGCAACTATTTTCAGTGCTATCAGAGAAACGGGAAGCCTTTTGTGAGTAGACAGGTGGCGAGTCCCATTTCCTCTTGCAACTATTCTCAGTGCTATCAGAGAAACGGGAAGCCTTCTGTGAGTTGACAGGCCGTCCATGCTCTTCAGTAAGATTGCTTTGCTCAAATACTTTAAACTCTTTTCCAGTACAATCAACTTTATACGATTTGTTACTGAAATTATGCTTTTCACTCTGAGTAGCAGAAAGGAATCCGTCCTTTACATCAGTTTTCTTATCCTTGCGGACTTTGTTTTTATCTTTCTTTTCCCTTTTCCTATCCTTCTTATTGTCCAAATCATTGACCTTCTTCCTTACCACGCCCGGAATTGATTTTTGCCATTCTTCTTGGAGCTTTAAAGCACCAGAATAGCAAATTCAGACCATATAACGGAAGCAAGCTAACATAGCAAGCAGAACCAAGTTGGGCAATTTTTCACGTTCCATCAGGAATCATATAAAAACCAGAATGCCTTAACACATAATAGGGTGCATTATTTCACATTCTATAATGTCATATGGTCTCAATGCAATTATGCAAGACAAGTTCATTCAGGAACAGTCAAGAAAACCTTTTATACCACATTACCATGGTTGTCCTGGTACTCATGGGAGTCCTGGGTATAGGACAGAAACACAAAGATTAGGATCATTTCTAGGGTTGAGGAAAAACATGGAGCAAAAGCAAATGCCATCTTTGCTTAAAAAGCTTGAACAAAAAGGCACAGCGTGCttatgaaaaatgaagaaaacaGACAGGAGTAAGATCCCTATTGCAGAAAAACATCCAAAAACtgattataatatttttttttgtcaagAAGCTAGTTTGCAGCTCTAGTCTTGAAACCAGCAGTAactaaaaaaaaaagaggaatggAAGCTTGAAATCTATCTGTATTTAGGTAAGACGAAAGGACGCATTTGATTAATAAAAAGAAATTCTTGGCAACTCCAAAACCCACATCAGCCAAAAACAGCCTCAAAATATAACACCATAAAACCTTTCAAAGTCAATCTAGCCTCTACAAATCATAAGTAATCTTCACCAAATCACCAACAAACGAGAGAGCAATACCCCAATTCAAAAACAAGCTCTTAATAAAAAAAGATCTAAGCTTTCCCTCTCCGCTACTAGTAAGTAATAACTGCTAACCTACTACAACAAAATTATATGTCAAACCACAATCTCACATACAAGAATTCCTCAATAAGTAACGTCATAGCAAACATGGTTCTACTATCATATCATCACTCAAAACAAGGCCATTGCATTCTTCATCATCAACATTTGATTCAAGAATATATCAAGAACAATACAAAGTGCAACGCCTTATAGTATCAACAACGAAATCCAGAGAATTTGCTTAGTACACTGCGCAAACCCACATAATTGATTcgagattatttcaagaacaaTTTAACGGCCACCACCGTCCATCTCTAATAGTGTTAACTAACAAAGAAATTCTAACACCGTGCATGCCCATGACAAACAATCGAATCACTACTCGATGCTAACAATAAATAAACccatcataaacataaattaaactaaAACAAGATCATAAATTTGCAAAGTTACATAAACCCACTATACTCCATTTCTTGGAATGTATCACCATCACATTAATACGAAGTCATTCATTACAAGATATTACATTCAATAATACAAAACCTAAACCAACTATATATACACCAGTTTTCCTGCTTACTTCCCACTTTTCAAATTCCCTCGCGTAATTTCAGAATTGGGAAGAGAAAAAAAAGACAGAGAGAGTACATAATAGAATCGTGTTTATGGTGTGTTTGGGAACCAAGATTGTATTCTCAAATCTAGATTTGAACCAATTTGCATGTTTGGCAAACCTATTGAATTTCCACTCCCTAACCCCCTCATTTCAAATCTTTATTTCACTTTGCTAAATTGAAAATGAGGCATTTCAAATTAAATTCTTGTTGCCAAACACTCTAAGGTAAACCAGCATGGATTTGAGGCATGCTAAACAAAGATCATCCATCAATTATTCCACGTCA from Silene latifolia isolate original U9 population chromosome 10, ASM4854445v1, whole genome shotgun sequence encodes:
- the LOC141605925 gene encoding uncharacterized protein LOC141605925 isoform X3, encoding MLKLWKWYQKCLSVHPLKTQIISSGALWGVGDIAAQYVTHQTHKHLHILDADKCFAINWKRTAITSIFGIGFVGPVGHFWYEGLDRFIQLKLRLEPKTRRFVAAKVAVDGIVFGPFDLLVFLSYMGFASGKKIAQVKEDVRRDFLPAFILEGGVWPILQAVNFRW
- the LOC141605925 gene encoding protein sym-1-like isoform X1: MLKLWKWYQKCLSVHPLKTQIISSGALWGVGDIAAQYVTHQTHKHLHILDADKCFAINWKRTAITSIFGIGFVGPVGHFWYEGLDRFIQLKLRLEPKTRRFVAAKVAVDGIVFGPFDLLVFLSYMGFASGKKIAQVKEDVRRDFLPAFILEGGVWPILQAVNFRYVPVKYQLLYVNMFCLLDSTFLSWLEQQKDAAWKQWFTYYPPSLKEDSED
- the LOC141605925 gene encoding uncharacterized protein LOC141605925 isoform X2; protein product: MLKLWKWYQKCLSVHPLKTQIISSGALWGVGDIAAQYVTHQTHKHLHILDADKCFAINWKRTAITSIFGIGFVGPVGHFWYEGLDRFIQLKLRLEPKTRRFVAAKVAVDGIVFGPFDLLVFLSYMGFASGKKIAQVKEDVRRDFLPAFILEGGVWPILQAVNFRSIEFHLVARQPSRFHAGNVNLRIQV
- the LOC141605923 gene encoding uncharacterized protein LOC141605923 isoform X1; this translates as MSRCFPFAPLGYARNCATNEALIVSIKLQEEWQKSIPGVVRKKVNDLDNKKDRKREKKDKNKVRKDKKTDVKDGFLSATQSEKHNFSNKSYKVDCTGKEFKVFEQSNLTEEHGRPVNSQKASRFSDSTENSCKRKWDSPPVYSQKASRFSDSTENSCKRKWDSPPVYSQKASRSSDSTENSCKREWDSPPASSIQGTGNIIRIRLYSMKRDDPNAMNSLPSQKSDWISKIQEPSICQNDVISKVWEPSHFDKKTASIEDPSSNGRVVNIKPPLKKLSSHEKRMLKKESLYKHLFNSLVPDRLVSSLEASKDGDDNWLFSKKDEEILAKRQRGMDNLSCSVSAIQPHARLLPNVGVYALPFTVPF
- the LOC141605923 gene encoding uncharacterized protein LOC141605923 isoform X2, which codes for MSRCFPFAPLGYARNCATNEALIVSIKLQEEWQKSIPGVVRKKVNDLDNKKDRKREKKDKNKVRKDKKTDVKDGFLSATQSEKHNFSNKSYKVDCTGKEFKVFEQSNLTEEHGRPVNSQKASRFSDSTENSCKRKWDSPPVYSQKASRFSDSTENSCKRKWDSPPVYSQKASRSSDSTENSCKREWDSPPASSIQGNIIRIRLYSMKRDDPNAMNSLPSQKSDWISKIQEPSICQNDVISKVWEPSHFDKKTASIEDPSSNGRVVNIKPPLKKLSSHEKRMLKKESLYKHLFNSLVPDRLVSSLEASKDGDDNWLFSKKDEEILAKRQRGMDNLSCSVSAIQPHARLLPNVGVYALPFTVPF